In one window of Allorhodopirellula heiligendammensis DNA:
- a CDS encoding Gfo/Idh/MocA family protein yields MDRRNFAMLASGLTATALTAQGQPAARPFEVAIIGSTGRGDYGHGLDTVWQRIPRTEIVSVADVNDEGRTREIAKLKLPEAAGYRDYREMLAKVQPDIVAVCPRYLDQHSDMILSAIEFGAKGIYVEKPFVRAPAEADQVRAASQAQNVRIAVAHRNRYHPTLNVIGGLLRDGRIGKLLEIRGRGKGDRRGGCEDLWVLGSHVLNMITALAGPPRTCSAVLLQDGRPATSEDIFQGAEGLGPLAGNQLHARFLLASGVVAFFDSVANDGTQNQGFGLQLIGSEGTIAIQADRNPLAFLRPGNPFATIDKSAGWLPITSAGVNVPEPDPAAIRRVQHHDAAAEDLIDAIENNREPLCDAADASLTIEMICAVFESHRQGGMNVAFPLVQRDHPLRQG; encoded by the coding sequence ATGGACCGCCGCAATTTTGCGATGTTAGCATCAGGACTCACCGCGACCGCACTCACTGCTCAAGGACAACCGGCAGCGCGTCCGTTCGAGGTAGCGATCATCGGCAGTACGGGACGCGGAGACTACGGACATGGTTTGGATACCGTTTGGCAGCGAATACCGCGCACTGAGATCGTCTCGGTCGCTGACGTCAACGACGAAGGCAGAACACGAGAAATTGCGAAGTTGAAGCTCCCTGAAGCGGCGGGATATCGGGATTACCGTGAGATGTTGGCGAAAGTCCAACCGGACATTGTCGCAGTTTGCCCGCGTTATTTGGACCAGCACAGTGACATGATCTTGTCTGCCATCGAGTTCGGCGCGAAAGGGATCTACGTCGAAAAGCCGTTTGTCCGAGCCCCCGCCGAGGCTGATCAAGTGCGCGCGGCCAGCCAAGCCCAAAATGTTCGCATTGCCGTCGCCCACCGCAATCGATATCACCCAACATTGAATGTCATTGGGGGCCTTCTGCGAGACGGCCGGATTGGCAAATTGCTTGAAATTCGAGGGCGTGGAAAAGGAGATCGACGTGGCGGCTGCGAGGATCTTTGGGTTCTTGGTTCACACGTATTGAACATGATCACCGCGCTCGCCGGCCCACCCCGCACTTGCTCGGCCGTGCTACTTCAAGATGGACGACCGGCGACCAGCGAAGATATCTTCCAAGGTGCTGAGGGCTTAGGTCCCTTAGCTGGAAATCAACTCCATGCGAGGTTTCTGCTTGCCAGCGGAGTCGTCGCGTTTTTTGATTCAGTTGCCAACGATGGAACACAGAATCAAGGGTTTGGCTTGCAATTGATCGGTAGCGAAGGCACCATCGCGATCCAGGCTGACCGCAACCCGTTGGCGTTTTTGCGGCCCGGCAATCCGTTTGCCACAATCGACAAGTCCGCGGGTTGGTTGCCGATTACCAGTGCCGGGGTCAACGTCCCTGAACCAGACCCCGCTGCCATTCGCCGCGTCCAACACCATGATGCGGCCGCCGAAGACTTGATCGATGCCATTGAAAATAATCGAGAACCACTCTGTGACGCTGCCGATGCGTCCTTGACCATTGAGATGATCTGCGCCGTTTTTGAGTCACATCGGCAAGGTGGTATGAATGTGGCGTTTCCACTGGTTCAACGCGACCATCCCCTGCGCCAGGGATGA
- a CDS encoding family 16 glycoside hydrolase yields the protein MKLIFTSLLLFVVALASQTRASDPPNTERGHADAHSGSESTQFPAETSPERDAVAGNRGSRAQQHDWDLHFEDDFSGRSEPGKNYRTGHAMQAGWTVRDSVLVGKQVRDDHGSVIRTEVNFDDIDISFDFRFHGGKSFNFVIDDKNEKSVHAGHICRVSVFPKRLIAGDDKTGSMNLEVREQRKNPALAKQSKAALDALLARTRAAADVDIQPKKWHQLRVRIEGESMNVFLDGEMVIQLKSPGIAHPTKTQFGFTVNGSVIEFDNLRVFQPKVSK from the coding sequence ATGAAATTGATTTTCACCTCCCTGTTGCTCTTTGTCGTGGCATTGGCATCGCAAACTCGCGCATCGGATCCTCCCAACACCGAACGTGGCCATGCCGATGCCCACAGCGGGAGTGAGTCGACGCAATTCCCGGCAGAAACGAGTCCTGAGCGGGATGCAGTAGCAGGCAACAGGGGCTCTCGCGCCCAGCAGCACGATTGGGATCTGCATTTCGAGGACGACTTTTCCGGCCGTAGCGAGCCCGGCAAAAACTACAGGACGGGTCACGCGATGCAAGCAGGTTGGACAGTCAGGGATAGCGTCTTAGTCGGCAAGCAAGTTCGAGACGATCACGGATCAGTGATCCGCACCGAAGTGAACTTTGACGACATCGACATTTCGTTTGACTTTCGCTTCCATGGCGGCAAGAGTTTCAACTTCGTGATTGATGACAAGAACGAAAAATCGGTCCATGCCGGCCACATCTGTCGAGTGTCCGTCTTTCCGAAACGGTTGATTGCAGGCGACGATAAAACAGGCAGTATGAATTTGGAAGTCCGCGAGCAGCGGAAGAATCCTGCGTTGGCGAAGCAATCGAAGGCTGCATTGGATGCCCTGCTGGCGAGAACGCGTGCCGCCGCCGATGTTGACATTCAGCCGAAGAAGTGGCATCAACTCCGAGTACGGATCGAGGGTGAGTCGATGAACGTGTTCCTCGACGGCGAGATGGTGATCCAATTAAAATCACCTGGCATCGCGCATCCCACCAAGACACAGTTCGGGTTTACCGTTAACGGATCGGTGATCGAGTTTGACAACCTGCGAGTTTTTCAGCCTAAGGTTTCAAAGTAG
- a CDS encoding sulfatase-like hydrolase/transferase produces MNQLHTVCRHRGPLATATFLLSTATFLLSVIVGAIASAEERPNILFIFTDDQNYKTLSCYPESPDWVSTPNIDALAAQGIRFERTYFGAWCMPSRASFLTGRLQHGIQSMRMEGTYPRCVYDPQQCRFWPAELRKNGYHTAQIGKWHTGIDTGNGRDWDHQIVWNRPGQPENAGNYFYDQIVTFNGVDQQVDGYSTDNYTNWAVEYLQGENRDTSKPWYLWLCYGAIHGPTTPADRHEGALAGENAPLPADIFGPWPQKPKYLADIASWQRGADGQAYRRQKDYDASNFNTNTAGQSYDDWVQQSNECAMAIDEGVGRLMATLRETGQLDNTLIVFAADQGFALGEHGMNNKVAPYDAALASPMIIVHAEKIPQGKVCQHPVNAPDVVRLLADTAKIEIPWRTDGRDIRPLITAPETTDWNHPMLMTHTGRKYGSDTDTMPAQAALMEVGGIPWYVLLRSGKYKYIRHMVAGEIEEIYDLQEDPEELVNLALRDEHQTLLTSLRAMALAELRRTDAKFIDALPPTAAMVNEGASTLKP; encoded by the coding sequence ATGAATCAGCTTCACACAGTCTGCCGTCACCGTGGTCCGCTCGCAACGGCCACGTTTTTGCTATCAACGGCCACGTTTTTGCTATCAGTGATCGTCGGTGCAATAGCGTCTGCGGAAGAACGACCCAACATCCTGTTCATCTTCACTGACGACCAGAACTACAAAACGCTGTCTTGTTACCCTGAGTCACCTGATTGGGTCAGCACTCCTAACATCGATGCTTTGGCAGCACAGGGGATTCGCTTCGAAAGAACCTATTTTGGTGCTTGGTGCATGCCGTCTCGCGCCAGTTTCCTGACCGGGCGGCTGCAGCATGGAATCCAGTCGATGCGGATGGAGGGTACGTACCCTCGTTGCGTCTATGACCCTCAACAATGTCGCTTCTGGCCCGCAGAATTGCGTAAGAACGGGTACCACACCGCACAAATTGGCAAATGGCACACTGGAATTGATACGGGCAACGGTCGCGACTGGGATCACCAGATTGTCTGGAATCGGCCCGGTCAACCTGAGAACGCGGGCAACTATTTCTATGATCAAATCGTGACGTTCAACGGTGTTGATCAGCAAGTGGACGGTTACTCAACGGACAACTACACCAACTGGGCCGTGGAATACCTTCAAGGCGAAAATCGGGATACTAGTAAACCGTGGTATCTGTGGCTGTGCTACGGAGCCATCCATGGGCCAACGACTCCCGCCGATCGTCATGAGGGAGCCCTCGCCGGAGAGAACGCGCCTCTCCCAGCGGACATTTTTGGGCCCTGGCCGCAGAAACCAAAGTATCTCGCCGACATTGCTTCCTGGCAGCGTGGTGCAGATGGGCAAGCTTACCGTCGCCAGAAAGACTACGACGCCAGCAACTTCAATACGAACACCGCCGGTCAGTCCTATGATGACTGGGTTCAACAGTCCAACGAGTGCGCGATGGCAATTGACGAAGGTGTCGGACGGTTGATGGCGACGCTGCGTGAGACTGGTCAACTTGATAACACGCTGATCGTGTTCGCCGCCGATCAGGGATTCGCTCTCGGCGAACATGGGATGAACAATAAGGTTGCACCGTATGACGCAGCATTGGCTTCGCCGATGATTATTGTTCACGCGGAGAAAATACCCCAAGGCAAAGTTTGCCAGCATCCCGTCAACGCTCCCGACGTTGTCCGATTGCTGGCCGATACGGCCAAGATTGAAATCCCCTGGAGAACCGATGGCCGGGACATTCGTCCCCTGATCACTGCCCCAGAGACGACCGACTGGAATCACCCAATGCTGATGACGCACACGGGACGAAAATACGGTTCCGACACAGACACGATGCCAGCCCAGGCGGCCCTCATGGAAGTCGGTGGAATCCCCTGGTATGTCCTGCTGCGATCAGGCAAATACAAGTACATTCGCCACATGGTCGCTGGCGAGATCGAAGAGATCTATGACCTCCAGGAGGATCCCGAAGAACTCGTTAACCTGGCACTGCGTGATGAACATCAAACGCTCTTAACATCGCTCCGCGCAATGGCCTTGGCCGAACTGAGGCGCACCGACGCCAAATTCATTGACGCCCTTCCGCCGACAGCTGCGATGGTGAACGAAGGGGCTTCTACTTTGAAACCTTAG
- a CDS encoding 2-hydroxyacid dehydrogenase, with the protein MKIIVYSTKPYDREFLSAAAESTDHRLAFLETRLTSSTAMLAHGHDAVCAFVNDQLDSEVLEVLSQAGIKLIALRCAGFNNVDLPAAKDRGFTVVRVPQYSPHAVAEFAVALLLTLNRNVHRAYGRTRDGNFTLDGLLGFDLHGRTVGVVGTGKIGCEFAKIMHGFGCRLVGLDVHRNPTCEQIGMKYLELEEFLGCTDVISLHCPLTPQTHHLVDHHAVERMKPGVTIINTSRGAVVDTKAVIAGLKSGKIGRLGLDVYEEEGDVFFEDLSNRVISDDTLSRLLTFPNVLITSHQAFFTQEALTQIAETTIRNVSEFAATAQCQNTVT; encoded by the coding sequence ATGAAGATTATCGTTTACAGCACCAAGCCCTATGATCGCGAATTCCTATCCGCTGCCGCGGAGTCAACCGATCATCGGCTGGCGTTCCTTGAAACTCGTCTAACATCCAGCACAGCGATGTTGGCTCATGGGCATGATGCTGTGTGTGCGTTCGTCAATGATCAACTAGACAGCGAAGTTTTGGAGGTGCTCTCGCAAGCCGGCATCAAGTTGATCGCCCTCCGCTGCGCCGGGTTCAACAACGTCGACCTGCCCGCCGCCAAGGATCGTGGTTTTACTGTGGTCCGGGTGCCGCAATATTCGCCGCACGCCGTGGCCGAGTTCGCCGTTGCACTGCTGCTGACACTCAACCGCAATGTCCATCGCGCTTACGGCAGGACACGAGACGGCAACTTCACACTGGACGGCTTACTTGGTTTTGACCTGCATGGTCGCACCGTCGGGGTCGTTGGAACAGGCAAGATTGGCTGCGAGTTCGCCAAGATTATGCATGGGTTCGGATGCCGCCTGGTCGGCTTGGACGTCCATCGCAATCCAACCTGCGAGCAAATCGGCATGAAGTATCTCGAGCTGGAAGAGTTCCTCGGCTGCACCGACGTCATTTCACTCCACTGCCCGCTCACTCCCCAAACGCATCATTTGGTCGATCACCATGCCGTCGAGCGGATGAAGCCGGGTGTCACGATCATCAACACCTCCAGAGGCGCGGTCGTCGATACCAAGGCCGTGATCGCTGGGCTGAAAAGTGGCAAGATTGGTCGACTGGGACTCGACGTTTATGAAGAAGAAGGCGACGTGTTTTTCGAAGACTTGTCCAACCGAGTGATCTCTGACGACACGCTGTCACGGTTGCTGACGTTCCCCAACGTCCTGATTACGAGTCATCAGGCGTTCTTCACCCAAGAAGCACTCACTCAAATCGCAGAAACAACGATTCGGAACGTATCCGAGTTCGCTGCTACGGCTCAGTGTCAGAACACCGTGACCTGA